The proteins below come from a single Mya arenaria isolate MELC-2E11 chromosome 6, ASM2691426v1 genomic window:
- the LOC128239472 gene encoding coadhesin-like, translated as MAYVINVRGVHAKLCMFWSICTKHQSKIRRCQNIAVLCVNVWFCDLVGWIPWSGWTSCSVTCGTGLRKRSRSCQNPMTSLINDSCSGDQTQFQTCTDKACSSAFTATGYAPYGSSSIRFPSVILNEGNDYSSGTGVFTCRVPGLYLVTATIGKGWLNEVDYVPCHIQLNGSNKLYLYHDPHGDDEDGYTSTATGTFRLQVNDRVSVGSCSESIS; from the exons ATGGCATACGTTATTAATGTCCGGGGAGTGCATGCaaaattgtgtatgttttgGTCGATTTGTACTAAACACCAGAGTAAAATAAGAAGATGTCAGAACATTGCTGTACTGTGTGTAAATGTTTGGTTTTGTGATTTAGTGGGTTGGATCCCTTGGTCGGGTTGGACTTCGTGTAGCGTAACATGTGGAACAGGTCTACggaaaaggtcaaggtcatgtcaGAATCCGATGACTTCCCTGATTAACGACAGCTGTTCTGGTGACCAAACACAGTTTCAAACATGCACAGACAAAGCAT GCTCATCGGCATTTACGGCGACCGGATACGCGCCTTACGGATCATCCTCTATTAGATTCCCATCCGTGATCCTGAATGAAGGCAACGACTACAGCAGCGGTACAGGTGTGTTCACCTGCCGTGTTCCAGGGCTGTACCTCGTTACTGCCACCATTGGGAAAGGATGGTTAAATGAAGTGGATTATGTACCATGTCACATACAATTGAACGGTAGCAATAAGTTATACCTCTACCATGATCCGCACGGTGATGACGAAGATGGTTATACATCCACCGCCACTGGAACGTTTCGCCTGCAGGTCAACGATCGGGTCAGCGTTGGTAGTTGTTCAGAAAGTATATCATGA